aaaacctgtttgtctCTGACCGTAGGCATCTGTAGCAGAAGTAAGTATTGCCCAGACCAATGGTGAAGTCGGACAGACTGTTGCTGTAGTGACAAGAAGAGGTGAGGAAACATTCGAGTTTGACTASCAAACAAATGCTGTCGGCacgctttatttatttttttaattttctaattttcacACTCGACAGATGAGCCCGCGGAGTCTTCTCCCTCCCCTGAAagtcctcctcctgctgctccgtcAAACACGGATCCTGTGGTGGAGgccaaacaggaagtaaacagaCAACTTACTCCGCCTGTTGAATTAGCAACTCAATCTGTGGCCGCTACGGCCGCAGCTGAGAGACTTTCCCCGTCGCCAAAGGAGCGGCAGTCTCCGCCTTCCCtcccatcagcagcagcagcaggtatCAGCAGTgttgctgaagcagaaacagcGGTCAGCTCGAAAGCCGGCGACACAGTGGATGCTCCGGTCAGACCTTCTGCATCACCGGTAGCACAAGAGATGCCGGCAAAAATAGAGGAGCCGCAGGCTGCTCCGTCTGCGGAGAAAGAGGTGAAGCCAGAAGGAGCTCAACTGGAAAAAGAGGAACCGACAGCTAGCGCCAAGTCAGAACCCCCCGTTGAAGTTGCAGTCACCCCTGTGGAGACTGTGAAAGAGGACGCTGCTGCAAAACCGTCAAGCGACGTCTCTCGGCCCCTCGCTGTACCAGAACCTGCTGCTTCACAGGCCGAGGATGCGGACCAgagctcagaaccagaaccggtagCGGTTCGGCCAGCAGAGTCTCTTCTTCCCAACGGCCTTCCTCAGGAGACTGAAGAACTCTCTGAAGATGTCCCGGTGTCTGACACTACGCCCCAGGACAAACCCGACCCTTCTCAATCTCAGGAATCAGTGACACCAgcacagaaagaagaagaggaggagacgaGGGAGGAAGAGCGGctgcagaagaaaactgaagatgCTCCTCTTGCCTCTGCCAGCTGCCCAGAGGAAACTACTATGCAAGGTGAGATTGACATGATCCTCACTCACTTATTGTTGGTAGTAAAAGAAAAGACGTTAAAACATGTTCACCTGATAAAATAAGTTGGTTAACTCTTTCCCCTTTTCCCCCTAAAAGTCCTGAGagttaaagtattaaaaaaaacttctttctACTGCCACCCATGAACACCACACTGTTGTTTTCACCTTAATTATGAGAAGCCCTAGAGCTGAGCAATgagtcttaaaaataaaatcatatctAGAACGCAACAACAAAAGCAGTCAAATGGATCCACTGTTATGTACATCAAACCACTACTAGGATTGATTGAATAGATGCTGGTTTTTACTACAATGCGCCTTACTCTTTAAGCTTAAGGCAGACCCATCGGTGTGATTGTTTGGCCATCTTCCAGGTAGATGATGGGATCGTTTTACTGGCGCCAGCAAGGATATGTATTTCCTTGGGTGTGAAAtctattgatttttaaattgcCATGATTGTCTTCCTTTACTACCaccatgtgtttttattactgttaaatacagatttaaacacaaactacaGATAAGAGTGTGACATCTGCTCAGGCTGCTGAAGTTGGTTTGTGACAAGGGGAARCTTTTGGCAGTGAAGACAtgaattctaataaaataaaaaaaaatcattcatctCAATTATACATCAGAACAGATCATGCTGACGTACAATAAATGTGGAGGAAATTGAGAGAAAAAAGGTTATTGCATACAGAATAAACCAAAcaggttattgttttttttttccccttctgttTTGTTCAATAACTTGTACTCTGTCTGTAGCTGCTACGTCTGtgccaaagaagaagaagagcatgAAAGAGCTCAACAAAAAAGCCATTGGGGGCCTTCTGGATGCCTTCAAAGAGGTGAGACTCCCTTCAGCTGCTGTGTCACTGACAGTAACACAACTTTGAGAACAGGTCAGTCTTTATGGCTCTTCATCACTATTGCAAGCtaacttaaacataattatgttttagCAGGAGCCGGATGCCAAGCCTGTTCCTGAACCCTCAGTAGTCCAGGTCAGCCCTCCAGCGACAGCTGAGCCTCCCGCTGAAGTGGTAGATGAGAcctgggaggaaaaagaggaCAAGCAGAGTACTGAGCCGGACAAACTCAAATCCACACTTGAGCCAACTGAGCAGAAATACCAGTACAAAGAAGGTTAGTTGTGAGCACTAAAGGAAACATTTGTCAAAGTTATTTGGTTCAGTAATTCAtataatgttaaaatgatcatgtttCCGAAAAGATTCAAACCGTTTTATAAAGAGAAATTGTTAAAAGATCTATGGAATTTTGATGAGATTTTGTagtgattttctttctcttccttccAAGCAGCACTTTTCTTACTCACATTACTTACCCTTGTAtccagtttaaaccttttaagCGTGCACGTGAATCAAGTTTACTGATGCATCTCGAATGTGTGCTACTCAGAACTGGGGGAGCCAATAAACCCAGAAGCAAAGAAGCGGTATGACAGAGAGTTTCTTCTGGGCTTCCAGTTTAGCAGCGCTAGTATGCACAAACCAGAAGGTCTGCCTGTCATCAGTGACGTGGTCCTAGACGAGGTATGTTGCAGCTTGTCTGGAGTCATGTCGTGGCTTTATACCAGGaaaaggcttttattgtgaaggtttTAGCTTTattgctgctctgaatatgttgttctttccttttttgagtctgtgtacACCAGTTGACAATTAGTTAAACaatcaaaattaatttgattatttatttcaactgtaATTTCAACTGTAATCGGCGGACAATAGAAAGGACAGAAGAAATTTTAACAAgtgtaattttgttttgaagcaactATRCTACATCCTGTAGTTCCATCCTGTGAGCATGGAACTACAGTGCATGGAATGTGTTGATCCCTCTGCTTCGGGACTTTATCGTCTCCTCTTCTGATTTCAGAATAGTCAGAGGTGACTCATCTTTGCAGGTTTATGACCAGTATGTAACAGCCTACTTCACTTTCCAGGTAAACAAGACTCCGCTGCGACCTGTTGATCCCAGTCGACTGATGAGTGTGGGTTCGGATTTCACTCCTACATATTTGGGGGGTCTCGGAGGCAAATCTGCAGGACGACCCCAGGTTATTGAAAATCACAGCTTCCTCCGTTCAGAATYATTACAACTTCACGTTGCATTTTTWAAAAAAAACAAAYGTACTTYTCCGTTTTGTGCTTTCAGCCCTCTGGGTCACATCGCTCCCAGCAGAGCTTGCGAAAAGAGCCCAAgaagatcatcatcatcaacagcAGGTCCCTCACGGAGAACGTGCAGCTCAACAAGGCTGCGAACGCCTGGAAGCCTTCGACCATAAAGCCCGAAGACGGCAACTCCGAAGAGGCCGACGCTGAGCAGGGAAAGACTCAGGACGTGTTCAAGCGTCTGCGCAGCATCCTGAACAAGCTAACCCCGCAGAAGTTCCAGGAGCTGATGAAGCAGGTGATGGAGCTGAAAATAGACTCCGAAGAAAGGCTGAAGGGAACCATCGACCTCATCTTCGAGAAGGCCATCTCAGAGCCCAACTTCTCCGTAGCCTACGCCAACATGTGCCGCTGCCTTATAGGGGTGAGTCGTGTGCTGTGCACACCGTCGCTGCTCTAATGATGACTCACTTTTTGTGCCACGTGTCTGGGCCACTGAATTGCTCATGATGGTATTGAGGAGCTGAAAGAGCAGAAATGATCTATTTTCGGTCTGTGCTTATCCCCCAAATTGCTGCTGATTTTAAATTGAGTCAACYTCTGGTTGGTTGTTGCCCCTCTCCAGCTGAAAGTGCCCACCCCGGATAAACCTGGAAGCTTTGTAAACTTCCGCAAACTTCTCCTCAACCGCTGCCAGAAGGAGTTTGAAAAGGACCAGGACGATGATGAGTTTTttgagaaaaagcagaaagagaTGGAAGCTTCCaagaatgtatgtttttttttttttttttttttttYTTAATTTGTTTGCACGAAATCAATCTTGTGGCCACGAAAGCACAAGCGAACCTCCTGCTTATTTCTCTGCAGGACGAGGAGCGTGAGCGCTTAAGGGTGGAACTGGAAGAGGCCCGAGACAAAGCTCGAAGGCGCTCGCTGGGTAACATAAAATTCATCGGCGAACTCTTCAAGCTGAAAATGCTGACGGAGGCCATCATGCACGACTGTGTGGTCAAACTACTGAAGAACCACGACGAAGAATCTCTGGAGTGTCTCTGCAGACTGCTGTCCACCATTGGCAAAGACCTGGACTTCGAGAAGGCCAAGGTTAGTTGGTTATCGACATGCACAGAAGGAAGTGGGTGACGTCAAATAGTCTTCTGTGATGACTGTTTCTTTGTGCCACGTGTCTGGGCCACTGATTATTTATGATGGCTTGAGGAACTGAGAAGACTTTCAAAAGTATCTTTACCCCTTGACATTGATGTGCATTTGTAGTCACCCCCCTTTAACCTCAGACAACTAAATACAAACAAGTTATGGCTTTCAGAATAACTTGGATGGGAGAATCCATCAGCAGGAAAACTGCtagttttttatttccccctttatcttaaatacaaaatgagtGCTCTGAGTTTCTTGATCTTTGAGCAGATGGCCTTGTCTGAGTCTGTACACTCCAGTTACAGTACAAATCGATTTCTAAATTAGTTAACAATAATTCTTAACAATATTAGTTAACAATATTTCAATACTCACGATTAAAGGCAttatgattaattgtgatgacaAATGTCAAGGGAAAAgctcaaggggtatgaatactctAAGGCACTGTACGTGAACATATAAAAGCCATAAATGTTGTGTCTTTCTCAGCCTCGTATGGATCAGTATTTCAACCAGATGGACAAGATCATCAAAGAGAGGAAAACCTCGTCCAGAATCCGCTTCATGCTGCAAGATGTTTTGGACCTAAGAAGGGTAAATGATAATCAAAGTTGCAATAGAGCGGCTCAAAAATAAGTGTCGGTGctgattatttattcatttctttacCTTTTGCGATTCTTAGAATAATTGGGTTCCTCGTAGAGGAGAACAGGGTCCCAAAACAATTGACCAAATTCATAAAGATGCAGAGATGGAGGAACACCGGGAACAGATCaaagtccagcagcagctgcagtcaaaGAAGGACAACCGGGGTCCGCACACGCCAGCAAGGGGCCGGGCCGCCCAGCCTCAAGACGAGGGCTGGAACATGGTGCCCATCTCCACMAAGAATCGACCCATCGACATCACCCGCCTTAGCAAGATCACAAAGGTAAAACCTCTAAAACCCCGAGCGTTACTCTCTGATGTGTTACACATCGGAATGCTGCAGTTTTGTGTAAATAAGTGTTGAGAAGCTTCTTTTCCTGACTGTGGCTCGGTTGTGTTCCTGCAGCCTGGGGCCCTGGACTTCAACAATCAGCGGCTGGCTCCGGATGGGAAAGGCATGTGGGGAAGCTGGGGAAAAGgcagcagcggaggaagtgGAGCTAAACCAGCAAGTGGAGAGCAAGGTAAGCCTCTATAAGTATAGTATAAACTGTGTAAAGGTACTActcaaattaaatactttacaaaaatttaaataatcactTGACTTTCAATTTGTGTAATTGAGATAAGGGTGGTCTTATATTATGTTTGTTATTGAAATTGGGGGGGTTGTCAAATGTGTATTTTGCTCTCAGACCAATCAGGTTCATAGGGAGTGAGAgaagtttgaaaacataaaatgttggtttattttagtttgtccCGGCAATGTAGAGTACTACCACAAGACATTATTAATAATGGTAATAAATTATATCATACAATAGTGAATTGAAATGCCctttagttcatttgtattgtttctttgtaaaaatggTTGTGCTGGAAAAGTTGACAAACTAACCTGGAAAGTGCTTGAAAAGAGCTAAAGTTTTACTGTGGAGAAAAATATATGAACCATGCTATAAGAAGCTTGGATTTAAGgcaatttttgtaaaaaaatttttcccTTCAGATTTTGACCTTTTGATGTACGTCTTTCCTTTTCTTATAGACTCTGGACGTCCAGCCACCAGCACTCTGAACCGATTCTCAGCTCTGCAGCAATCCGGGGCGATGTCCTCATCAACAGACACCGATCGCAGAGTTCCTCAGAGGTAATTGGAAGCAGCGCAGTCCTCCGTAAATTTCCCTCGTTGCCTCGCTGCCGTTTTCTTCTCAGCTAGTTTTCTGCTTCAAACAATTAGCCCTCAGAATAAATGCACAGTAGTATTATTTAATCCTTTTAACACGCTGGAAATGTCTAAAGTATATTAATCCGTTCCTTCTAGGTCGAGCGGCAGTCGGGAACGTGGTGGTGACAGAGACCGGAATGACCATGACAGGGATCGCTACGACAGGTTTGCTCGCAGCGAGAGACAGGACGGGAATCAGTTCTCCAAGAGAAGTTTCAGCAGGGAATCACAGGAGCGTGG
The Poecilia reticulata strain Guanapo linkage group LG17, Guppy_female_1.0+MT, whole genome shotgun sequence DNA segment above includes these coding regions:
- the eif4g1a gene encoding eukaryotic translation initiation factor 4 gamma 1a isoform X2 produces the protein MNKPPQPITGPTSVPNPSPSPGLTQAAYGPGQPPSLVFATPPPPQMNSAQQPRQFATGPRTLHQQGGYRALQAYYQSRPTMAASAPRVQTSSGPRPVAPAHVYPTSSQMMMIPQQQIPFGGSPQGYFIPPGQYRTPYMPPTQQYPVTSGTGFYPGTSPAEYSAYEPSLAARERRGGGGRGGGRENGRLSLHGAPLTSQRYPAGAYYPAQPQYSASVQPAPVMINPQQQAPPPQQAPTQPQAPPKRERKQITIRDPNQGGRDITKEIMSGGRSTTAATPPQASVAEVSIAQTNGEVGQTVAVVTRRDEPAESSPSPESPPPAAPSNTDPVVEAKQEVNRQLTPPVELATQSVAATAAAERLSPSPKERQSPPSLPSAAAAGISSVAEAETAVSSKAGDTVDAPVRPSASPVAQEMPAKIEEPQAAPSAEKEVKPEGAQLEKEEPTASAKSEPPVEVAVTPVETVKEDAAAKPSSDVSRPLAVPEPAASQAEDADQSSEPEPVAVRPAESLLPNGLPQETEELSEDVPVSDTTPQDKPDPSQSQESVTPAQKEEEEETREEERLQKKTEDAPLASASCPEETTMQAATSVPKKKKSMKELNKKAIGGLLDAFKEEPDAKPVPEPSVVQVSPPATAEPPAEVVDETWEEKEDKQSTEPDKLKSTLEPTEQKYQYKEELGEPINPEAKKRYDREFLLGFQFSSASMHKPEGLPVISDVVLDEVNKTPLRPVDPSRLMSVGSDFTPTYLGGLGGKSAGRPQPSGSHRSQQSLRKEPKKIIIINSRSLTENVQLNKAANAWKPSTIKPEDGNSEEADAEQGKTQDVFKRLRSILNKLTPQKFQELMKQVMELKIDSEERLKGTIDLIFEKAISEPNFSVAYANMCRCLIGLKVPTPDKPGSFVNFRKLLLNRCQKEFEKDQDDDEFFEKKQKEMEASKNDEERERLRVELEEARDKARRRSLGNIKFIGELFKLKMLTEAIMHDCVVKLLKNHDEESLECLCRLLSTIGKDLDFEKAKPRMDQYFNQMDKIIKERKTSSRIRFMLQDVLDLRRNNWVPRRGEQGPKTIDQIHKDAEMEEHREQIKVQQQLQSKKDNRGPHTPARGRAAQPQDEGWNMVPISTKNRPIDITRLSKITKPGALDFNNQRLAPDGKGMWGSWGKGSSGGSGAKPASGEQDSGRPATSTLNRFSALQQSGAMSSSTDTDRRVPQRSSGSRERGGDRDRNDHDRDRYDRFARSERQDGNQFSKRSFSRESQERGGRGGDSRAAADSVRRVASMTDNRDRGSRDRGSRDRGSRDRGNREQGGRDRGSRDQGSRDRGSHDRGSRSQSGRDTGPSKDLPVKRESVPASLPKPAMTEEEVRKKTNAIIEEYLHINDVKEALQCVAELNSASLLYVFVSCGLESTLERSTLARERMGLLLHRLVEAGTLPVQQYYQGLLEILEVAEDMAIDIPHIWLYLAELITPMLHDRGIPMGQLFREISKPLVPLGKAGLLLAQIIKLLCKGMTHEKVGSLWREAGLNWNEFLSKDEDVNKFVTDQKVEFTTGEETESEEAGMKQILSGDEISKELDRLLQEKANNQRIRDWIEANLDEQQCASSQFLRALMTSVCQSAIICDNPYKVDEKQIKERASLLQRYLCDEEKALQALYALQALMVHMEQPASLLLMFFNNLYDEDVIDEEVFYKWESCKDPAEQTGKGVALKSVTGFYTFLRNAEEESDKD
- the eif4g1a gene encoding eukaryotic translation initiation factor 4 gamma 1a isoform X7, with amino-acid sequence MNKPPQPITGPTSVPNPSPSPGLTQAAYGPGQPPSLVFATPPPPQMNSAQQPRQAYYQSRPTMAASAPRVQTSSGPRPVAPAHVYPTSSQMMMIPQQQIPFGGSPQGYFIPPGQYRTPYMPPTQQYPVTSGTGFYPGTSPAEYSAYAGAYYPAQPQYSASVQPAPVMINPQQQAPPPQQAPTQPQAPPKRERKQITIRDPNQGGRDITKEIMSGGRSTTAATPPQASVAEVSIAQTNGEVGQTVAVVTRRDEPAESSPSPESPPPAAPSNTDPVVEAKQEVNRQLTPPVELATQSVAATAAAERLSPSPKERQSPPSLPSAAAAGISSVAEAETAVSSKAGDTVDAPVRPSASPVAQEMPAKIEEPQAAPSAEKEVKPEGAQLEKEEPTASAKSEPPVEVAVTPVETVKEDAAAKPSSDVSRPLAVPEPAASQAEDADQSSEPEPVAVRPAESLLPNGLPQETEELSEDVPVSDTTPQDKPDPSQSQESVTPAQKEEEEETREEERLQKKTEDAPLASASCPEETTMQAATSVPKKKKSMKELNKKAIGGLLDAFKEQEPDAKPVPEPSVVQVSPPATAEPPAEVVDETWEEKEDKQSTEPDKLKSTLEPTEQKYQYKEELGEPINPEAKKRYDREFLLGFQFSSASMHKPEGLPVISDVVLDEVNKTPLRPVDPSRLMSVGSDFTPTYLGGLGGKSAGRPQPSGSHRSQQSLRKEPKKIIIINSRSLTENVQLNKAANAWKPSTIKPEDGNSEEADAEQGKTQDVFKRLRSILNKLTPQKFQELMKQVMELKIDSEERLKGTIDLIFEKAISEPNFSVAYANMCRCLIGLKVPTPDKPGSFVNFRKLLLNRCQKEFEKDQDDDEFFEKKQKEMEASKNDEERERLRVELEEARDKARRRSLGNIKFIGELFKLKMLTEAIMHDCVVKLLKNHDEESLECLCRLLSTIGKDLDFEKAKPRMDQYFNQMDKIIKERKTSSRIRFMLQDVLDLRRNNWVPRRGEQGPKTIDQIHKDAEMEEHREQIKVQQQLQSKKDNRGPHTPARGRAAQPQDEGWNMVPISTKNRPIDITRLSKITKPGALDFNNQRLAPDGKGMWGSWGKGSSGGSGAKPASGEQDSGRPATSTLNRFSALQQSGAMSSSTDTDRRVPQRSSGSRERGGDRDRNDHDRDRYDRFARSERQDGNQFSKRSFSRESQERGGRGGDSRAAADSVRRVASMTDNRDRGSRDRGSRDRGSRDRGNREQGGRDRGSRDQGSRDRGSHDRGSRSQSGRDTGPSKDLPVKRESVPASLPKPAMTEEEVRKKTNAIIEEYLHINDVKEALQCVAELNSASLLYVFVSCGLESTLERSTLARERMGLLLHRLVEAGTLPVQQYYQGLLEILEVAEDMAIDIPHIWLYLAELITPMLHDRGIPMGQLFREISKPLVPLGKAGLLLAQIIKLLCKGMTHEKVGSLWREAGLNWNEFLSKDEDVNKFVTDQKVEFTTGEETESEEAGMKQILSGDEISKELDRLLQEKANNQRIRDWIEANLDEQQCASSQFLRALMTSVCQSAIICDNPYKVDEKQIKERASLLQRYLCDEEKALQALYALQALMVHMEQPASLLLMFFNNLYDEDVIDEEVFYKWESCKDPAEQTGKGVALKSVTGFYTFLRNAEEESDKD
- the eif4g1a gene encoding eukaryotic translation initiation factor 4 gamma 1a isoform X8, coding for MNKPPQPITGPTSVPNPSPSPGLTQAAYGPGQPPSLVFATPPPPQMNSAQQPRQAYYQSRPTMAASAPRVQTSSGPRPVAPAHVYPTSSQMMMIPQQQIPFGGSPQGYFIPPGQYRTPYMPPTQQYPVTSGTGFYPGTSPAEYSAYAGAYYPAQPQYSASVQPAPVMINPQQQAPPPQQAPTQPQAPPKRERKQITIRDPNQGGRDITKEIMSGGRSTTAATPPQASVAEVSIAQTNGEVGQTVAVVTRRDEPAESSPSPESPPPAAPSNTDPVVEAKQEVNRQLTPPVELATQSVAATAAAERLSPSPKERQSPPSLPSAAAAGISSVAEAETAVSSKAGDTVDAPVRPSASPVAQEMPAKIEEPQAAPSAEKEVKPEGAQLEKEEPTASAKSEPPVEVAVTPVETVKEDAAAKPSSDVSRPLAVPEPAASQAEDADQSSEPEPVAVRPAESLLPNGLPQETEELSEDVPVSDTTPQDKPDPSQSQESVTPAQKEEEEETREEERLQKKTEDAPLASASCPEETTMQAATSVPKKKKSMKELNKKAIGGLLDAFKEEPDAKPVPEPSVVQVSPPATAEPPAEVVDETWEEKEDKQSTEPDKLKSTLEPTEQKYQYKEELGEPINPEAKKRYDREFLLGFQFSSASMHKPEGLPVISDVVLDEVNKTPLRPVDPSRLMSVGSDFTPTYLGGLGGKSAGRPQPSGSHRSQQSLRKEPKKIIIINSRSLTENVQLNKAANAWKPSTIKPEDGNSEEADAEQGKTQDVFKRLRSILNKLTPQKFQELMKQVMELKIDSEERLKGTIDLIFEKAISEPNFSVAYANMCRCLIGLKVPTPDKPGSFVNFRKLLLNRCQKEFEKDQDDDEFFEKKQKEMEASKNDEERERLRVELEEARDKARRRSLGNIKFIGELFKLKMLTEAIMHDCVVKLLKNHDEESLECLCRLLSTIGKDLDFEKAKPRMDQYFNQMDKIIKERKTSSRIRFMLQDVLDLRRNNWVPRRGEQGPKTIDQIHKDAEMEEHREQIKVQQQLQSKKDNRGPHTPARGRAAQPQDEGWNMVPISTKNRPIDITRLSKITKPGALDFNNQRLAPDGKGMWGSWGKGSSGGSGAKPASGEQDSGRPATSTLNRFSALQQSGAMSSSTDTDRRVPQRSSGSRERGGDRDRNDHDRDRYDRFARSERQDGNQFSKRSFSRESQERGGRGGDSRAAADSVRRVASMTDNRDRGSRDRGSRDRGSRDRGNREQGGRDRGSRDQGSRDRGSHDRGSRSQSGRDTGPSKDLPVKRESVPASLPKPAMTEEEVRKKTNAIIEEYLHINDVKEALQCVAELNSASLLYVFVSCGLESTLERSTLARERMGLLLHRLVEAGTLPVQQYYQGLLEILEVAEDMAIDIPHIWLYLAELITPMLHDRGIPMGQLFREISKPLVPLGKAGLLLAQIIKLLCKGMTHEKVGSLWREAGLNWNEFLSKDEDVNKFVTDQKVEFTTGEETESEEAGMKQILSGDEISKELDRLLQEKANNQRIRDWIEANLDEQQCASSQFLRALMTSVCQSAIICDNPYKVDEKQIKERASLLQRYLCDEEKALQALYALQALMVHMEQPASLLLMFFNNLYDEDVIDEEVFYKWESCKDPAEQTGKGVALKSVTGFYTFLRNAEEESDKD